Proteins found in one Anopheles aquasalis chromosome 3, idAnoAquaMG_Q_19, whole genome shotgun sequence genomic segment:
- the LOC126578685 gene encoding mucin-5AC-like isoform X4: protein MKWSSLGITTLLSLFVFAGLCSLAEAQRGRVRFSSQSQLSDETSSSELPEVSAIVAPKTVQNVGFVRRRTARPPVFDAPEPSVATPRRESPREVPQRRPNASRRSFDSSEEEPEQQQLTSVRSRQQSSSSLKSEVVLQNTFTRRGLPEKESQSPLKEGTTDAPLTRRRGKQRNWQEESVTSTANAAISPPVRAARRNNRLTTTEATKLSNEVLDGGSSSTARASAEVGRSRGVVRATIKLVSKDRADEGGSSSEENYPEPFKKLLKEKLNDEKLKTVYVKKLDVVKEKPVRGSSFESRSSSTESGSGELGAGRRSFRTTTTTTTTEPPTVKPNLVEYRQEVKDSVKSTRYSVQQPAAARSSVKSSSEQSSSSYRSSRILKDKSTSTEALLQSLQQSSRESGEQEVSSERSSARQLTRTRARVTEITQKSEEQIKSFVKVVSSETVDANPQSGLRSSGEKEERNSSGSAEQRTGSARRNLPSRGRVQVLSTTTPGPTTTVKLITPRPIRTYTRRQNTLSYLTSTTTAPTTTTRKPFSPAPRNSSSLTQRKPAPVTPPVATTVEDERKEQRTPLLANARRTAPSRLQQGPKPTARTKSDTFSFPRGRGTENPNRDDAGPRKVSLLSHPDPVQAKRKLPEPVSTPAAVEKQSSNASERVPVKAPSFRVVPTPTVPPPRKPLLSRTGVGAVKTTTVPVRKTSPNNALKRPLTFPSNRGNKKSAVYTPTIPTFTTQPTVKVTPDGNNSQKPANSSTKQPSRLASLSSLSSTAAHANEINLDGDGDVDGADTPATHLEDDREVIEPEDYSENELEPGEVQRAVPSRQQNQTVAAGWPPRLEPQLVPILAGLTQSRIDVDTPNHRAGPAVTVSIFSALSEILSQPTESLQFLSSSTDAPSSSSSSSSSSEPTSTSTTSTTSTTTTTTTTTTTTTTTTTTPPPPPPPPPSTPSPISSLLLSKSSNDKGTTTIIEILRKYNEENQLDAKVKSDNVFSLAAAKQKPIRRLNEDGSSAKEPQNVDETPETIRNDVRIARPNAPDLVYRWKAKTPTSSSTESGEMLDTVSSTSEPTTLAATPSVSENTVPDMAGVGKGGPGFEEQELTSGDVPFIRPTVDTDDSAENTVNPISASRGTDGRLPTEENVTSRKEDSQLRFNPSLPSLPIVEFSSTEPSSTSTSTTTTQRSTTTTTTTTTRPTISTTTTTTRKPTTTATARTTTSTSTARPTTRPTTPRPTTPRPTTPRPTTPRPTTPRPTTPKPVATTQRPRSTTYSDREDLDFLRQLARFLNGGQTPNANARKTTKKPTTTTSTTTSTTTTPKPMTTTTSTTTTTTPTPEPTTTPNLSTVIIEKDDPAFLNDVRKLPNFATPNPLVDTPLANRILQLAIQRDPKSIAKLPLATGNAFPTFDKAGTESQVKVISQPTSTTLSPLEVEKTKKQLDRELQQYNSDLRLLSSLLGRPISEKDIPNLTKQLGGGVASSRPLTTTTTTTTTTTTMTSTRRPTATADGELLKKLLLTQQQQQHNSSPAVIEKPEFYGKTNEAILAAVLKQRGIGPSNSNANIEDILAQIAPGIRTSTLPPIIITTPRPTPRRVPRPPQPPPLRSQSPILDGLSWLWREWQATAPQPRNRSPSSGLPNGSPVGTQFGLSGGPAFGAGGGGGRTASLTQSYRDEGLDPDAKPINPSVTEAPPSLFGGFGINPGGQLLNAAIGVTRAVSQFLGVALQGAAKSFTSAFRPPEAGVQPADELSYYRYSGR from the exons GCTCAACGAGGAAGAGTTCGCTTTTCGTCGCAGTCACAGCTGAGCGATGAGACGAGCTCATCGGAATTACCGGAAGTTTCAGCGATTGTCGCTCCGAAAACGGTTCAAAATGTAGGATTTGTACGTCGtcgcacggcacggccaccGGTCTTCGATGCACCAGAACCATCGGTTGCCACACCGAGAAGAGAATCACCGCGTGAGGTCCCGCAACGACGACCGAATGCATCCCGTAGAAGCTTCGACAGTTCGGAAGAGGAaccagaacagcagcagctgacgtCTGTTCGCTCGAGGCAGCAAAGTTCATCCTCGCTAAAATCGGAAGTCGTACTGCAGAATACCTTCACGAGGCGTGGACTCCCGGAAAAGGAATCTCAAAGCCCCCTGAAAGAGGGTACAACCGATGCCCCATTAACGCGACGACGTGGCAAACAACGGAACTGGCAGGAAGAATCGGTGACCTCCACGGCTAACGCCGCAATCTCCCCACCGGTCCGTGCTGCTCGAAGAAACAATCGATTAACGACAACGGAAGCGACCAAACTATCCAACGAAGTGCTCGATGGCGGTTCCAGCTCCACTGCACGCGCCTCGGCCGAGGTTGGCCGGTCACGGGGTGTTGTTAGGGCGACAATCAAGCTGGTCTCGAAAGACCGCGCCGATGAGGGTGGTTCGTCGTCGGAGGAGAACTATCCCGAACCGTTCAAGAAGCTGCTGAAAGAGAAATTAAACGATGAAAAGCTAAAAACCGTTTACGTGAAGAAGCTCGACGTTGTCAAGGAGAAACCAGTGCGCGGATCTTCATTTGaatccagaagcagcagcacggagtCTGGCAGTGGAGAGCTAGGGGCTGGAAGGCGGAGCTTTAgaaccacgacaacgacgacgacgacggaaccaCCGACGGTGAAGCCAAACCTGGTCGAGTATCGCCAGGAGGTGAAGGACAGCGTGAAGAGTACTCGCTACTCGGTACAGCAACCGGCTGCAGCACGCTCTTCGGTCAAATCGTCTTCGGAacagtcatcgtcatcgtaccGTAGCTCTAGGATACTGAAGGACAAATCCACCTCCACGGAAGCGTTGCTGCAAAGCTTACAACAATCCTCCCGGGAAAGCGGCGAACAAGAAGTTTCCAGCGAGCGTTCCTCGGCACGCCAACTCACCAGGACACGGGCACGAGTGACGGAGATTACGCAAAAGTCCGAGGAGCAGATCAAGAGTTTCGTCAAAGTCGTGTCGAGTGAGACAGTCGACGCGAACCCACAGAGCGGCTTACGATCATCCGGCGAGAAGGAGGAACGTAATTCGTCGGGATCCGCAGAGCAGAGAACGGGAAGCGCAAGGCGGAACCTACCGTCTCGGGGCCGTGTGCAAGTGCTGAGTACAACGACTCCTGGACCGACGACCACGGTGAAACTGATTACACCTCGCCCGATTCGAACGTACACGCGACGACAGAATACACTGAGCTATTTGACCTCGACAACGACCGCACCGACCACCACAACCCGAAAACCATTCTCTCCAGCCCCCCGGAATAGCTCTAGCTTGACGCAGCGAAAACCAGCCCCAGTtacaccaccggtggccaccacggtaGAGGATGAAAGGAAAGAACAGCGAACAccgctgctggcgaatgctaGACGTACGGCACCGTCAAGGTTGCAGCAAGGACCGAAACCGACCGCCAGAACCAAATCGGACACATTCTCTTTCCCTCGGGGCCGTGGCACGGAGAACCCGAATCGAGACGATGCCGGTCCCAGGAAAGTATCGCTCCTGTCGCATCCCGATCCAGTGCAGGCTAAGCGGAAACTTCCCGAACCGGTTAGTACGCCTGCTGCGGTCGAAAAGCAATCCAGCAACGCTTCCGAGCGGGTCCCTGTGAAGGCACCGTCGTTCCGGGTTGTaccgacaccgacggtgcCACCACCCCGGAAGCCATTGCTCAGTCGTACGGGTGTTGGAGCCGTGAAAACGACCACCGTACCGGTACGCAAAACGTCTCCGAATAATGCG CTCAAACGCCCTCTGACATTCCCTTCGAACCGTGGTAACAAGAAATCGGCCGTGTATACACCAACGATCCCGACCTTCACTACACAGCCAACG GTAAAGGTTACACCTGATGGCAATAATTCGCAAAAGCCCGCTAACTCCAGCACAAAACAGCCAAGCCGCCTCGCAAGTCTATCCTCCCTCTCCTCTACCGCTGCACACGCTAACGAAATCAatctcgatggcgatggcgacgtcgACGGTGCAGACACTCCAGCTACTCATCTAGAGGACGATCGGGAAGTGATCGAGCCCGAGGACTACAGTGAGAATGAGCTGGAGCCGGGTGAGGTGCAGCGAGCCGTACCGTCACGGCAGCAGAACCAAACGGTGGCCGCCGGTTGGCCACCAAGGCTGGAACCGCAGCTGGTGCCCATCCTGGCGGGCCTAACGCAGAGCCGGATCGATGTCGATACACCGAACCATCGTGCCGGCCCGGCCGTGACCGTGTCGATCTTCAGCGCCCTCTCCGAGATCCTTTCGCAGCCAACCGAAAGTTTACAATTTTTGTCCTCCAGCACCGATGcaccgtcttcttcttcttcttcttcttcctcttctgagCCTACCTCAACGAGCACCACTTCAACAACgtctaccaccactaccactaccaccaccaccactaccaccactaccaccacgactacaccaccccctccacctccaccaccaccatcgacaccGTCACCGATATCGTCTCTCTTACTTAGCAAGTCCAGCAACGACAAG GGTACAACGACTATTATTGAAATACTGCGCAAGTACAACGAGGAGAATCAGCTGGATGCGAAGGTGAAATCGGATAATGTGTTCAGTTTGGCAGCGGCCAAGCAGAAACCCATCCGCCGTCTGAACGAAGACGGTTCCTCCGCTAAAGAGCCACAAAACGTGGATGAAACG CCCGAAACAATTCGCAACGATGTTCGCATTGCGCGACCGAATGCACCTGATCTGGTGTACCGATGGAAGGCAAAAACACCTACTTCAAGTTCTACGGAAAGTGGGGAGATGTTGGACACGGTCTCTTCCACCTCGGAACCAACTACGCTGGCAGCAACTCCGAGCGTGTCTGAAAACACTGTCCCGGATATGGCAGGTGTTGGCAAGGGAGGTCCTGGCTTTGAAGAACAAGAGTTGACAAGTGGCGATGTTCCCTTCATTCGACCGACGGTAGATACAGATGATTCGGCAGAAAACACGGTCAATCCGATTTCGGCTTCTAGAGGAACTGATGGAAGGTTGCCCACGGAAGAGAATGTCACGTCCAGGAAGGAGGACTCACAACTAAGATTTAATCCGTCATTGCCATCTCTTCCTATCGTTGAATTCTCGTCGACGGAACCCTCGTCAACATCCacgtcaacaacaacgacccAGCGatcaacaaccaccacaacaactaCTACAACTAGGCCAACCATTTCAACAACCACGACAACCACCcggaaaccaacaacaacggcaacagcaagaACAACTACGAGTACCTCAACGGCTCGACCAACGACTAGGCCAACAACACCTAGGCCAACAACACCTAGGCCAACGACACCTAGGCCAACGACACCTAGGCCAACGACACCTAGGCCAACCACTCCAAAACCAGTGGCCACAACTCAAAGGCCTCGCAGCACAACTTACTCCGATAGAGAAGATTTGGATTTCCTG CGCCAATTGGCCCGATTCTTGAATGGTGGCCAAACGCCCAACGCCAATGCGCGCAAGACCACGAAAAAGCCAACGACAACAACCTCAACAACAACTAGTACTACCACCACTCCAAAGCCAATGACAACAACTACGTCAACGACTACAACCACCACGCCTACACCCGAACCGACCACAACACCCAACTTGAGTACGGTCATCATCGAGAAGGACGATCCCGCCTTCCTGAACGATGTG CGAAAACTTCCCAACTTTGCCACTCCTAATCCACTTGTCGACACACCGTTGGCAAACAGAATTCTTCAGCTGGCCATACAGCGCGACCCGAAGAGCATCGCCAAGTTGCCGCTGGCGACGGGCAACGCGTTCCCCACGTTCGACAAAGCAGGCACCGAGAGCCAGGTGAAGGTAATCTCGCAGCCTACTTCCACGACACTATCGCcgctggaggtggagaagaCGAAAAAACAACTCGATCGCGAGCTGCAGCAGTACAATAGCGACCTGAGGCTGCTCTCGAGTTTGCTCGGCCGTCCCATCTCCGAGAAGGATATACCTAATTTAACAAAGCAactaggaggaggagtagcCAGTTCGAGACCactgacgaccacgacgacgacgacgacgacgacgacgacaatgacgagTACGCGACGGCCCACCGCGACCGCCGATGGTgagctgctgaagaagctgctgctcacccaacaacagcagcaacacaatagCAGTCCGGCGGTAATCGAGAAGCCGGAGTTTTACGGCAAAACCAACGAAGCCATTCTGGCGGCGGTCCTGAAGCAACGTGGCATCGGGCCATCCAACTCGAACGCAAACATCGAGGACATTCTGGCGCAGATAGCGCCCGGCATTCGTACCTCGACGCTgccgcccatcatcatcacgacaCCGCGGCCTACACCGCGACGCGTCCCGAGACCACCTCAGCCACCACCCCTCCGGTCCCAGAGTCCCATTCTGGATGGTTTGAGTTGGTTGTGGCGCGAATGGCAGGCCACTGCACCGCAGCCTCGCAACCGTAGTCCCAGCTCAGGGCTCCCCAATGGTAGCCCCGTTGGCACCCAGTTTGGACTGAGTGGAGGGCCTGCTTTCGGtgcagggggtggtggtgggcgaacAGCGTCCTTGACGCAATCCTATCGTGATGAAGGACTGGATCCCGATGCG AAACCAATAAACCCTAGTGTTAcggaagcaccaccatcgttgttcGGCGGTTTCGGCATCAATCCCGGTGGACAACTGTTGAATGCGGCCATCGGGGTGACGCGTGCCGTATCACAATTCCTAGGCGTGGCGCTACAG GGTGCCGCAAAGTCGTTTACCTCTGCCTTCCGGCCGCCCGAAGCCGGTGTGCAGCCGGCGGATGAGCTGAGCTACTACCGCTACAGTGGCCGATAA